The genome window AATTGATCGACAAGAAAATGCAGCATTTTTTACATCAGAGAATTTAAAAGGTCTGCAATTAATCATTGAGCAGTACCGTAAAGAGCAGTCTTCCGCTCAACCTTCAGATGTGGGTGCTAGCACAGGAAGTGAAATGTTTGGTCAGGGCAAAGCCGCAATGGTGATTGAAGGAACTTGGGCAATTCCTTACTTACAAGAAACATTTTCCCACCTAGAATTTGCCACCGCTGAAGTTCCCACAGTTAACGGCAAAAAAGGAACAATGGCGTATACAGTGGCGTATGTTATGAATAAAAAAGCCAAACATAAAGAGGCCGCTTGGAAACTCATTGCTTATTTAACGAATCAAGAAGGTATGAAAGCTTGGGCAAAAGAAGGACTTGCCCTACCAGCACGTAAATCTGTTTTAGAAGAACTTAGATATCTTAATAATCCTCTCTATGCCCCCTTTGCAAGAGGTGCTGATTATGCAACCATTTGGCAAGCGGGAGAGACATTACCTACCCTTTTAACTCACTTTAATAATCAGTTTATTAGTGCTTTGATTGGTGAACAATCATTACGACAGGCGATGAAAAAAGCGCAACAATCCGCGAATAAAGAAATTCAAGCAGCTAGATAATGTAAGTGCCTAACGTACAGGAGAGCCGCTCATGAAGGGGGTTTGGAAGAAGCAGGGTGTCAGAGAAGCGATCGCAGGCTACTCCTTTATGGCTCCAACGATTATCGTAATGGGTATTTTCGTGATTTTACCCATTACTTATGCCTTGTTTTTGGCCTTTAACAAAGTTCGTATATTAGGAGATTTTAGTTACCGTTTTATTGGCTTAAAAAACTTCATTCGCATGGCCTCAGATGAGCGGGTTTGGATTGCGTTAAAAAATACGGCTGAATATGTAGCTATTGTTGTTCCTATCCAAACCATTTTAGCTCTTATTTTAGCCTTAATTCTTAATTATCCTATCAAAGGCAAGAATTTTTTCCGGATTATCTTCTTTCTTCCTACGGTTACTTCGTCAGCCGTTTTAACTTTGATTTTTATGTGGATTTATAACTCTAATGGCTTACTCAATAACCTGCTTGCCTTTTTCCATCTACCGACTTACAACTGGATAGGCGACCCATCTGTTGCCCTAAAATCCATCATGTTAATGAATATTTGGTCAACGGCACCTTTTTATATGGTGATTTACTTAGCCGCCTTGCAAGATATCCCAGAGTCCCTTTATGAAGCAGCAACCCTTGATGGAGCAAACCGATTTGATCAGTTTGTTTCAATTACACTGCCCTTACTTCGACCTGTAACATTTTTTATTGTTGTGATGGGTGTGATCGGAACCTTTCAATTGTTTGACCAATCTTACATTTTCTCCGCTGGATCGGGGGGGCCGAATAACTCAACGTTAACGGTTGTACTTCTAATCTATCAATATGCTTTTAAGAGCTTGGATATGGGTTATGCCGCGGCCCTAGCTTTAATGCTAGCAGGTGTGATTATGCTCGTAACCCTGATTCAGCGTTATTTCTTTAAAGAAGAGAACTAAATCAGGGAGTCTAATCGAATGAAAATTTTTAACCGGGTCAGAGGATTGCTTTATGCCGGACTAATTTTGTACGCTGTTATTACCTTTTTACCTTTTGCCTGGGCACTCTCTGCTTCGTTCAAACCGCTGTCAGAAATCATGGCTGGCGGTAGTCAGTTTATTCCTCATCATTTTACTTGGGATAATTATAGAACTATCTTTTTTAAAGAGCCGTTATTCGGGCGCTGGTTAATTAATAGTATTATTGTTGCCGCTTTTATTACAGGATTTAATCTATTATTTAACTCCATGGCGGGCTATGCCTTGGCACGGATACGTTTTCCAGGGAATAGTTTTCTATTTTTTTTGATTCTGGCGGTTTTAATGGTTCCGGGTCAAATTACGTTGATTCCTAGCTATCTGATTCTGAAAAATTTGGGATGGCTCAATTCTTACCAAGGCTTAATTATTCCTAATGTTGTCAATGCTACCTTTATCTTTATGATGAGGCAATTTTTTATTAATTTCCCTAAAGAGTTGGAAGAAGCAGCCGCCCTAGATGGATTAAATCGCTGGGAAACTTTCTTATCCATTGTTTTGCCTTTAGCCAAACCCGCTTTAGCTGCACAAGCCATTTTTATTTTTATGGGGGCTTGGAATAATTTTTTAATGCCATTAATTATTTTATCTGACCCAGAAATGTTCTCTCTTCCTTTGGGATTGAACACATTTAAGGGTCAATATATTAGTTATTGGAACTATATTATGGCAGCTTCGATGGTTCTGACGCTGCCTGCATTAGTCATTTATGCATTTTTTAATCGCTATTTTATCCAAGGAGTTACCTTTACAGGAAGTAAAGAGTAGAGATAAGTCAGTGGGCATGATTAAATATTACTTTTAACAGGCTCAAGGTTGTATAAGCCGTTTAAATAAATTGTAAAACTCTTCCTTCTCTTTCTCTGTGTCCTCTGCGTCTCTGTGGTTTATTACTCTTCACCAAACCATTAGAAACCCTGTATAGATTCAGCGTTTAGTCCTTAGACCCCCGTGAACGCTTAAAGAAACTTTACGATCGTGGGGGTTTGGTATAGGATCAAGCTGCACAAGAGTAAAGCTCATTCTAATAGCTGAGGTATCAAGGTAAAGAATCTGCAAAAATTGACCGAACAAAATCCCATTATTAAGAGGCCGTTGAGTTGAACCCCATGCCTAACTCTCCAATTTGATGTTGAGGAATCGCTAATTGCATTCTGGTTCAACAGAGTCTCGTTAAGATTCTACGATTGATGTTCGACATTTAACTTTCACGTTTCTAATTTATGAATCGCTTCTTACGCTTCCCGTCTCTAGTCACTCTAGTTGCCCGGATTGCTGCGGTGGCGATTGCCATCGGGTGTCTACTACTGATCGTCCCTGTTTTAGCTCAAGCTCAGGATCAAGAACCTCCTGCCGCTGCCATTGTTCTAGATGGACGGCGACTTTTGGAAGTGAGTCAATCTGGGCGATATAGCGCCCAAGAACGAGCCGATGATGCCAATCGCGTCCTCCAGCAGAAGGTTAAAAATGCTGAACCGGCAGTCCCGGTGACGATCAATGAAAGTCAAAATTTACCGATTATTAAAATCGATGGCGCTCACTTGCTGACGGTTACCCCTGAAGATGCGCCCCCTGGACGTTCAGCCAAGGAGCAAGCTGCCATTTGGGCGGAGCACTTAGAGCAGGCGATTAAGGAAGCACAAGAACAACGGAGTCCTGCCTATATCCGGACTGCCATCTTGCTTTCAGTGGGGTCAATTTTCTTCGCGATCGCTTGCAGTTATGCCTTGGGTTGGATTTGGCATCGTTGGCTACAGCCAAGGCTTCCTACGGAGATGACCAATTCACAAGATACTCATCCGCGCCTCAATGCAGAGCTTGGCGTGCAAATTATCCTCGCTGGCATCCGGCTGGCTCTGTTGGTCTTTACAGTTCTTTACATCACGGATTTATTTCCCCACACGCGGGACTTGAGCCGCAAGATTACCCAGACCCTGGTTGGAAGTTTAGTCTCGAAGCTGATTCCTCTAGGCAACACATCCTATTCAGTTTTAGATGTATTCATTCTGGTTGGGCTATTTACAGGTGTCGTGCTGGTGGCGGGAACGACCAAAAAGCTACTGCGAACGCGTGTCTTACGGTTTACGGGTTTAAATCGTTCCGCTCAAGAAACCGTCGCCCAAGTCGTCACCTATGGTCTGATTTTCCTCGGCACGATTGTTGTGCTGCAACTATGGGGACTGGACTTAAGTTCTCTCACCATCGTGGCTAGCGTCGTGGGTGTGGGGATTGGCTTGGGATTGCAGGGAATTGCCAAGGAATTTATCAGTGGGTTAGTACTGATTTTTGAGCGTCCCATTCGAGTGGGAGACTTTGTCAATGTGGGCGAATTGATGGGAACGGTGGAACGCATCAGCGTTCGCAGCACTGAACTTCGGACTCTCGATGAACTCTCGATCATCATTCCCAATTCCCGCTTTCTCGAAGCCGAAGTCGTCAACTGGACTCATCACAGTCCTGTATCGCGGTTAAAAGTACCCGTGGGTGTCGCTTATGGCTCGAACCTCACTGTAGTCCGCAGCGCTCTGATTGATGCCGCAAAAGAACATGCGGATGTGCTCGCTGAACCCCTTCCCAGAGTTTTCTTTAAGGGATTTGGTGATAACTCCCTGAATTTTGAGTTGTTAATTTGGATTGCCGAACCCCGTCAGCAGTTCCGGATTAAGAGTGACATCTACTTTCGCATTGAGGCGATTCTGCGCCATCGCAACGTGGAAATGCCCTTTCCTCAGCGAGATTTACATGTCCGTTCTGGCAGCTTGCCGTTAGAAGTCCCTCCCCAAGTAGCAGAATCCTTCGCCCTGCTCTCTCAGAATTTGGCTAAGTGGCTGGAATATCAGTCAACGATGGGAAGTCGGGACAATCATAACCATAACGGTAC of Microcoleus sp. AS-A8 contains these proteins:
- a CDS encoding carbohydrate ABC transporter permease — encoded protein: MKIFNRVRGLLYAGLILYAVITFLPFAWALSASFKPLSEIMAGGSQFIPHHFTWDNYRTIFFKEPLFGRWLINSIIVAAFITGFNLLFNSMAGYALARIRFPGNSFLFFLILAVLMVPGQITLIPSYLILKNLGWLNSYQGLIIPNVVNATFIFMMRQFFINFPKELEEAAALDGLNRWETFLSIVLPLAKPALAAQAIFIFMGAWNNFLMPLIILSDPEMFSLPLGLNTFKGQYISYWNYIMAASMVLTLPALVIYAFFNRYFIQGVTFTGSKE
- a CDS encoding mechanosensitive ion channel yields the protein MNRFLRFPSLVTLVARIAAVAIAIGCLLLIVPVLAQAQDQEPPAAAIVLDGRRLLEVSQSGRYSAQERADDANRVLQQKVKNAEPAVPVTINESQNLPIIKIDGAHLLTVTPEDAPPGRSAKEQAAIWAEHLEQAIKEAQEQRSPAYIRTAILLSVGSIFFAIACSYALGWIWHRWLQPRLPTEMTNSQDTHPRLNAELGVQIILAGIRLALLVFTVLYITDLFPHTRDLSRKITQTLVGSLVSKLIPLGNTSYSVLDVFILVGLFTGVVLVAGTTKKLLRTRVLRFTGLNRSAQETVAQVVTYGLIFLGTIVVLQLWGLDLSSLTIVASVVGVGIGLGLQGIAKEFISGLVLIFERPIRVGDFVNVGELMGTVERISVRSTELRTLDELSIIIPNSRFLEAEVVNWTHHSPVSRLKVPVGVAYGSNLTVVRSALIDAAKEHADVLAEPLPRVFFKGFGDNSLNFELLIWIAEPRQQFRIKSDIYFRIEAILRHRNVEMPFPQRDLHVRSGSLPLEVPPQVAESFALLSQNLAKWLEYQSTMGSRDNHNHNGTPDTEQFRNRR
- a CDS encoding sugar ABC transporter permease codes for the protein MKGVWKKQGVREAIAGYSFMAPTIIVMGIFVILPITYALFLAFNKVRILGDFSYRFIGLKNFIRMASDERVWIALKNTAEYVAIVVPIQTILALILALILNYPIKGKNFFRIIFFLPTVTSSAVLTLIFMWIYNSNGLLNNLLAFFHLPTYNWIGDPSVALKSIMLMNIWSTAPFYMVIYLAALQDIPESLYEAATLDGANRFDQFVSITLPLLRPVTFFIVVMGVIGTFQLFDQSYIFSAGSGGPNNSTLTVVLLIYQYAFKSLDMGYAAALALMLAGVIMLVTLIQRYFFKEEN